A single region of the Gemmatimonadota bacterium genome encodes:
- the recR gene encoding recombination mediator RecR — protein MASEAVEKLISALNRLPGVGAKTARRLALEMLTWDTDEVRELADLMVDVKTRVRRCSICFNLTEAEPCSVCSDTRRDRSSVMVIDFIGDLLAFERTGLYRGLYHVLDGRISPLDGIGPEDLNIAQLLQRLRQGEIREVILANGPTVEGDATAQYLSQCLAPFEVSVTQIARGLPVGSDLALADQVTLSRALEGRREY, from the coding sequence ATGGCATCAGAGGCCGTTGAAAAATTGATTTCCGCTTTGAATCGGTTGCCCGGGGTCGGCGCTAAAACAGCACGGCGTCTCGCGCTGGAGATGTTGACATGGGATACGGATGAGGTGCGCGAACTCGCCGATTTGATGGTGGATGTCAAGACCCGTGTGCGGCGGTGCTCAATTTGTTTTAATTTGACCGAGGCTGAGCCGTGTTCTGTGTGCAGCGATACGCGTCGAGATCGTTCCAGTGTGATGGTGATTGATTTTATCGGCGATCTGCTGGCATTTGAGCGCACCGGGCTTTATCGAGGGCTTTATCACGTACTGGACGGGCGTATTTCGCCCCTGGATGGTATTGGTCCAGAAGATTTGAATATTGCCCAATTGCTCCAACGCTTGCGCCAGGGGGAAATTCGAGAAGTCATTCTCGCCAATGGTCCAACCGTAGAGGGCGATGCCACAGCACAATATCTGTCTCAGTGTTTGGCTCCATTTGAAGTATCTGTCACACAAATTGCACGCGGGTTGCCAGTGGGCAGTGATCTCGCCCTGGCCGATCAGGTGACACTGTCTCGCGCGCTGGAAGGCCGTCGGGAGTATTAG
- the pgsA gene encoding CDP-diacylglycerol--glycerol-3-phosphate 3-phosphatidyltransferase — translation MPQVNTIESNRMTMPEPQTPNRLWTVPNVLTVSRLLLTPVFLLLIFAANWYFKILALLVFAVASLTDFYDGRIARRDGTVTNFGRFMDPLADKLLVSSALIAFARLGMVEAWLIGAMLVRDVVITGLRIFAIRRGKPVVTSQLAKWKTMLQLVLVFGILIFINVRVVEAELAAQPIVLVGDISYWVLNVLVAVVTLVAVVSGVRYLIENRKTF, via the coding sequence ATGCCCCAGGTAAATACCATAGAATCGAACCGGATGACAATGCCTGAGCCGCAGACCCCAAATCGGTTGTGGACAGTGCCAAATGTCTTAACGGTGTCACGTCTGCTGCTTACGCCAGTGTTTTTGCTGTTGATTTTTGCCGCCAACTGGTATTTCAAAATCCTCGCGTTGCTCGTCTTTGCTGTGGCCTCGTTGACTGATTTCTACGATGGGCGCATTGCGAGGCGCGATGGTACAGTGACGAACTTTGGTCGCTTTATGGATCCGCTGGCCGATAAGTTGCTGGTATCTTCGGCGTTGATTGCATTTGCGCGTTTGGGCATGGTTGAAGCATGGCTTATCGGGGCGATGCTCGTGCGCGATGTCGTGATTACGGGATTGCGCATTTTTGCGATTCGACGGGGCAAACCCGTGGTGACCTCCCAACTTGCAAAGTGGAAAACCATGCTGCAATTGGTGCTTGTTTTTGGCATTTTGATCTTTATCAATGTGCGCGTGGTCGAAGCTGAATTGGCCGCCCAACCAATTGTGCTCGTAGGCGATATTTCTTATTGGGTTTTAAATGTCCTGGTGGCTGTTGTGACCCTCGTTGCTGTTGTTTCAGGCGTTCGGTATTTAATTGAAAATCGCAA